The DNA sequence GCCATAGCGCAACAGGGGCAGCAGCAACAGCAGCTGCACCGGCGTGAGCAGGTGGCACACGAGCTGCAAGGCGGCCACGTTCAGGCGCAGGCGCAGGGCCACGCCGGTGGCAATGAGGGTGGTGAGGCCAAACGTGGGGGCCACGCCCAGGGCCGCGCCCAGACCCACCGTGAGGGCCAGTTGGCCCGGCGAGAGGCCCGCTTTCAGCAGGTTCAGCAGCGGGTCAAGCAGCACCCGGCGCAGCCAGCCGGGCCGGGCCGCGGGGCCCTCCGGTGGGGGCGGGGCAGGCGAGGAAAAAACAACGGTCATATCCAAAGCTAAACTTTAGCGAAACCAAGGCGGGCCGGCGGCGCTTATCTTCGCCGACGCCCCGCGTACCCTTACGGGCGGGGCCGTTTTTTCGCCGCCCGGGCCCCATGCCACAAACTTTTTTGCCCGTCCACCAGCCGGGCCCCTGGTACCGCGAGCTACCGCTGCTGCTGCGCCACGCCGCCCGCGAGCTGGCCGCCAACGACCCCCTGCGCCTGGGAGCCGCCACGGCGTTCTTTACCTCGTTTGCCCTGCCGCCCATCCTCATCATCCTCATCCAGCTGCTGCGGGCCCTCTACCCCACGTCGCTGGTGCGCGCCATGCTGCTGGGCAAGCTCAGCAACGTGCTGGGGCAGGCCGCCACCGGCCTCATCGAGCAGATTCTCAGCAACGTAGTCGATCCGCGCCGCACCCGACTCGTGACGTGGGCGGGCTTTGCCTTCCTGGTATTCGTCGCCACTACGCTCTTCACCATCATCCAACACTCGCTGAACCAGCTGTGGCAAAT is a window from the Hymenobacter nivis genome containing:
- a CDS encoding DUF2062 domain-containing protein — its product is MTVVFSSPAPPPPEGPAARPGWLRRVLLDPLLNLLKAGLSPGQLALTVGLGAALGVAPTFGLTTLIATGVALRLRLNVAALQLVCHLLTPVQLLLLLPLLRYGGELLGQGNALSRFTLSQLQYQVRHEPLALLRLLWRAELGGLLIWAVAAVPVVALLYFGLRPVFRRVVRKQEAAEALTVTSVAEQ